A single genomic interval of Picosynechococcus sp. PCC 7003 harbors:
- a CDS encoding alanine--glyoxylate aminotransferase family protein — translation MSDRPTIQETYRKPAKQLDLPPRLLLGPGPSNAHPRVLAALAMPPIGHLDPKYLEIMEDVKDLLRYTWQTANPFTISVSGTGSAAMEATLANMVEPGDKVLIGINGYFGHRLVDMASRYDAEVHTFSTAWGNAFTLEEISAAVAQHEPKILALVHAETSTGARQPLEGVKEVCEKHGTMLLIDTVTSLSGVPLFLDEWGVDLAYSGTQKALACPPGLGPLTLSPRALDILTNRKTPVKNWYLDMSMVSKYWGTGKRVYHHTAPVNMNYALREALMLVAEEGLEARWQRHQDAADLLWAGLEDMGLQCHVDREIRLPTLTTVRIPDGVDGVAVAAQLMKEYNIEIAGGLGDLAGKVWRVGLMGYNARKENVTLLLAALKQVLF, via the coding sequence ATGAGCGATCGCCCCACCATCCAAGAGACCTACCGTAAACCCGCAAAACAACTCGATCTACCGCCCCGACTGCTCCTTGGCCCTGGCCCCTCCAATGCCCACCCCAGGGTTTTAGCCGCCCTGGCGATGCCCCCCATCGGTCACCTCGATCCCAAATACCTCGAAATTATGGAGGATGTGAAGGATCTCCTCCGCTATACCTGGCAGACGGCAAACCCCTTTACAATTTCCGTTAGTGGTACTGGCAGTGCCGCCATGGAAGCCACCCTCGCCAACATGGTCGAACCCGGCGACAAAGTCCTGATCGGCATCAATGGTTACTTCGGCCATCGCCTCGTGGATATGGCTAGCCGCTACGACGCCGAGGTGCATACTTTTTCCACCGCTTGGGGTAACGCTTTCACCCTAGAGGAAATCTCTGCCGCCGTCGCCCAACACGAACCCAAAATTCTGGCCCTCGTCCACGCCGAAACCTCCACAGGCGCGAGACAACCCCTCGAAGGCGTAAAGGAAGTCTGTGAAAAGCACGGCACCATGCTCTTGATCGATACCGTCACCAGCTTAAGCGGTGTGCCCTTATTCCTCGATGAATGGGGCGTTGATCTGGCCTACAGCGGCACTCAAAAAGCCCTTGCTTGCCCCCCTGGCCTTGGCCCCCTGACCCTCAGCCCCAGAGCTTTGGATATTCTCACCAATCGCAAAACGCCGGTGAAAAACTGGTATTTGGATATGTCCATGGTCAGCAAATATTGGGGTACCGGCAAACGGGTTTATCACCATACGGCCCCGGTGAATATGAACTATGCGCTCCGGGAGGCCTTAATGCTCGTCGCCGAGGAAGGCTTAGAAGCCCGTTGGCAACGGCACCAGGACGCAGCAGATCTCCTCTGGGCTGGCCTCGAAGATATGGGGCTCCAGTGCCACGTGGATCGTGAAATTCGTCTGCCGACCCTCACCACGGTACGCATTCCCGATGGAGTTGATGGTGTCGCCGTCGCTGCCCAGTTGATGAAGGAGTACAACATCGAAATCGCTGGTGGTCTCGGTGATCTGGCGGGTAAGGTTTGGCGCGTTGGCTTGATGGGTTATAACGCCCGCAAGGAAAATGTCACACTCCTGTTGGCTGCCCTAAAACAGGTTCTCTTTTAG